Sequence from the Collinsella aerofaciens ATCC 25986 genome:
TCGCTCGAGCTAGGAGACGCCACCGGCATTCGACTCGACAAGCTATTGGCAATTTTCAATGCTCTCGGACTGGCGCTCGCCGCTCAAGGGGATATCGCTAAAACGAATAACGAGCAACCAGTCGACGCCCCGCATGCTGATTTGCAACCTCGTAGCACCCCCAGGCGCCATCACGCTCAATGTTTTCACCATCGCAACCGTCGCAGCGCAGCCATTCCGACTCTCGCAGATGTCCCCTTTACGTCCGAGCTCTACGACAAGGCCTTCGCCGATTTCGCCATGTCCAATCTCGGAGTCTCGATTGCCGCAAACCCATCTGCCCAAACCAGGCCTAAAGGGAGGTAGCCAATGGCCACCACATCGCTTCGGACTATTATTTGCGGTGCACCCGCAGGAACGCTCATGCAAGATGAGAGCGGTCTGGTCAGTTTTGTCTACGATCAAGATTATGACGGGCCAGCCCTATCGACCAACATTCCCGTATCAAATCGCACATACGGCCAACAGGTCATGAATCCGTACTTGTTTGGCCTTCTGCCCGACAGCGAGGACCAACGAAAAGCGATTGCTGCCGAATTCGACGTTAGACCCAACAATGCCGTTGCGCTGCTCAGCCATATCGGACTCGACTGTCCGGGCGGAGTGCAGTTTTGCGCCGAAGAAGATATCGACGCCGTCTTGCATCGCACTGGCGAATACCGCCCTATAGACGACCACGAGATTGCCTTGCGCCTCAAGTCGATCAGAGATGACCGCGAGGCATCGTGGATGGGCCTAGATGAAAGTTGGTCACTTGGAGGCAATCAGGGCAAGTTCGCTCTCGCACTCATAGACGGTCGCTGGTGCGAATGCGTGGGCTCCTCGCCCACGACGCATATTTTCAAAAATGGCGTCATCGGATTTAAACTTGAGGCTCTTAATGAGTTTGTCTGCATGAAAAGCGCCCAGCGCGCGGGTATCGCAACGGCGAACGTTGAGTATCGCTTATTTGAGGACGAACCCGCCCTCATTGTTGAGCGCTATGACCGTGTGAAAGTCAAAGACGGAACAATCATGCGTCTACACCAAGAAGACCTCTGTCAGGCTCTTGGAGTGATGCCCGCTCAAAAGTACACGGCAGACGGCGGCCCGACCGCACGCGACATTCAAGAGCTCCTCGTAACTACGAGCCACCATCAACTTAACCTGCATCTGTTTACGCAGATACTGTTCTTCAACGCCATTATCGGCGCACCGGATGCGCATGCGAAAAACTATTCCCTGCTCCTTGGAAACGGCGGCACAGCTATGATGGCCCGTATGTATGACGTTGCATCGGGGCTGGCATACGAGCGCATGCGCCGCCGGGCGCGCCTTGCCATGAGCGTTGGCGGCGAAAATCGTGTGGGGCGCATCGGTCCAGGCGCTATCCGCCGATACCACGGTATGGGTGACCCCGCATTGGAAGCGGCGCTCACCGACGCCGGGCTATCCGAGAAGTTTTGCTTTGCGACCATGATGGACCTCGCCTACGAGGTACCCATTTGTATGGAAGAGGTCATGGACGAATACGCTAACCTGCCCGGCATGGCGGACCTGCGCGAGCATATGCTCGGCCCCGTCCGTGAAAACTGCCAGCGCACCCTCGACCTCATCAAGGCGGATATGGGCTAGGTGGCCGCAAATTCCCATTTCCCGAAAGAAGAGAGGGGGCACCCGTCGCAAAAGCTCGGATGCCCCCTCTCGTAATGTCATCTGCAATCCGCTAGCACGTGACTCGGACTGCTGCTAGCGCAACCTTTACGCGGCAAGGCGCTTGAGGACGTCGATGAGCAGCTCGTAGAAGCGCTCGGCAGAAGCGAGCTCCATGCTCTCGTCCGGGGTATGGACATCGGAGAGCGTCGGGCCCACGGCGATGGCGTCCAGGCCGTGCAGGGCCTCGGCGAACAGGCCGCACTCAAGGCCGGCGTGGATGGACTCGATGCGCAGCTCGGAGCCAAAGAGCTCGCGATAGCTCTCGACAAAGACGTCGCGGACCGGCGAATGCTCGGCATAGCTCCAGCCGGGATACTCGAACTCAAACTTGGCGTCGAAGCCCAGGACATCGGCCAGCGTCTGCAGACGGTCCTTGAACTCGTTCTGCAGCGAGGTGATCGAGGAGCGCGGGGACAGCATAATCTTGACCTCGTCGTCAGAAGTGGCAACCACACCGATGTTGGAGGAAACCTCGACGGAGCCGTCGGTAGCGACGTTGCGGCGAATCACGCCGTTAGGGGCAAGACGCAGGGCGCGGATGAGGGCAAGCGCGGACTTCTGGTCCATGGCCTCGACCTCGGCGTCGTCGGCAATCTCGACGGTGCAGGTAAAGCCGGGGTCGAAGACCTCGAGCTCGGCAGTGACGTCGGCGATGATGCCCTTTGCAATCTGGGCCGCGGCCTCGGCGGCAGCGTGGTCGGCGTAGACCAGAACAGCCTTGCACTCACGGTTGATGGCATTGTCCTTAGTGCCGCCGTTAAAGCTGACGATGGCGGGCTCGCCGGCAACCATCAGGCGGTCGATGATGCGGGCCATGATGAGGTTGCCGTTGCCGCGCTCCAGGTTGATATCGCTGCCGGAGTGACCGCCCAGCAGGCCGGAGATGTCGAGCGTGAGGGTGCTACCGGTCTTGTGCTCGCGCGCGATCGGGCAGTTGTAGGTAACGACGACGCCGCCGGCGCAGCTGACGGTGGCAACGCCCTCTTCCTCGGAGTCAAGGTTAATCATGGTGCGGGCGCTAATCTGGGACTTGTCGAGCGTCTCGGCGCCGACCAGGCCAGTCTCCTCGTCAGTGGTGAATACGCACTCGAGGGCGGGGTGAACGATCGAATCGTCGTTGAGGACAGTGAGCATCAGAGCGACGGCGATACCGTTGTCGGCGCCCAGCGTGGTGCCGTTAGCGGTGAGGACGCCGTCCTTGACGACCAGGTCGATACCGTCGGTCGTAAAGTCGTGCTCAACGGAGCCCAACTTGTCGCACACCATATCGATGTGACCCTGCAGCATCACGGTCGGAGCATGCTCGGCGCCGGCAGAAGCGGGCTTGCGAATGATGACGTTGTAGACCTCGTCCTGGTACACATCGAGGCCGCGCTCCTTAGCAAACGCAACCAGGAAATCGCTGATGCCCTTCTCGTTGCCAGACCCACGGGGGATCGCGCTGACCTCCTCAAAGAAATGGAACAGCTGGGCGGGCTCGTAGCCGGTGATCTTGTAATCCATGGTGCCTCCTTGGCGCAACTGGTTAGACAGTAAGACATGCGACTTGTATATTCCCAGACTTTGCGTGCATAAACCAGTCGAAAACGCCGAGCGCCCTCGCATCATCGGCTAACGGCGGGGAAACGCCACTTTATTAAGATAAAGCAGGTTAGACGGGCTGCGCCGAAGGGACGTTGGACCCTTCAACCAACCTCAAAGCTTGATCAACGTTTATGCATACGCCATTGGTATGTTTAATGAGGTTTTTGTCCTCCGTCACGACGTAATCGGCATCAATGCGATTGGCGACGCCCAGCATCAGGTCGTCCTCGAAGTCGTTGTGATGATACTTGAACACAAAGGAGTCGAAGACCTCGTCTGCACCGACCGGCGCGATGAGGGCGAGCTCGCGCATCTGCCGAACGCATGCCCAGGCCGTTTCGTCCGCCGCCGCAATGGCGTTATCGCTCAGCGAACCATTCTTCCTTCGGCACTCCCTCTTAATCGCCGCCGAGACAAGATACGAGACATCTTTGACCGAAAGAGACGAGGCAAACAGGGCAATCTGCTCCGAGACATCGGCAATCTCGAATAGACGGGCGACATCCGCTGTCCGGTCCGACCTTCCAGAAAAGTAATCCATCCATACGTTGGTGTCGATAAGCAACTTGAGAATGCCGTCTGCACTCATAGCTCCACCCACTCGGGATAGCGCTCCGCCATTGCTTCCTCATAGAGGTCATCGTAGTCACCCGAGAACTCAGGGATGGGAATGCCGTATTTGAGGCACGAATCGCGAACGATATGGCTGCCTTGCGCGGCCCTTGACTCCATGGGCTCCACTCCGTCAGAAACCGGAGCCGCCGCGTCTCCCTTCGAGGGCATGCGTCCGTTAACGACCAGATACTCCCAAAGTGTCCGAACGGCTTGTGACGGCGTCATGCCAATATGGGTCAGGACGGCGTCTCCTGCCTCTTTGAGCTGGCGATCTATACGCACGTTCATCTGAACTGGCCGCGTATCGAGCATTGATGTAGGCATATCAGCTCCCTTGCTATACGGTATCTCAGTTTTAGTATAGCACGGCAGATCGAAGCGCATTTCAATAGAAATGGGGGCGCTTCTTTATCGGAAACGCCCCCGTTATACAAGCTATGTTAATCCCTACAGCGCGCCGGAACCGGCTTGCATCATGCCGCCGGGGCCTGAGGTCACGCCGCCGCTCACGGGCGCGGCGTTGCCGGTGTGCGGTGCCGCCGGGGCGGTATCGCCCCCGAGCGCACCTGCCGGACGCGGCGCTGGAATCTCGCCTGTGCCATGGCTAAAGACGAACTTGCCGTCGGCCACGTCGCACAGGACGGTATCGCCCTCGCCCCACTCGCCGGCCAGCAGCTCCTCGGACAGCGGGTCCTCGATGAGCTTTTGGATGGCGCGGCGCAGCGGACGCGCGCCGTTGGTGAGGTCGGTGCCCTCGGCCACGATCTTGTCGTAGGCCGCATCGGTGAGCTTGATATTCATGCCATTGGCGATCAGGCGCTGACGCAGGTCGTCCACCAGCAGGTGCGCGATCTTGGTCAGGTTCTCGCCCGAAAGCTTCTGGAACACCACGATGTCGTCGATACGGTTGAGCAGCTCGGGGCGGAACAGGCGCTTGAGCTCGCCCATCGCACGGCCCTTAATCTCGCTCGAGGTAAGGCCTTGCTCGCCGGTGGTGCCAAAGCCAACGCTCGCATCCTGCGCGATCTCGCGGGCGCCCACGTTTGACGTCATGATGATCACGGTGTTGCGGAAATCGACCGTCTTGCCCTGGCTATCGGTCAGACGACCCTCCTCCAGCACCTGCAGCAGGATGTTGAAGATGTCGGGATGTGCTTTCTCGATCTCGTCGAACAACACGACCGAATACGGGTGGCGACGAACGGCCTTGGTAAGCTGGCCGCCCTCGTCGTGACCGACGTAACCAGGAGGGCTACCGATGAGCTTGGAGACCTCGAACTCGCTACCGAACTCGGACATGTCGAAGCTGATGAGCGCGTCCTTGCTGCCAAAGAGATACTCGGCGAGCGTCTTGGCGAGCTCGGTTTTGCCCGTGCCGGTAGGGCCCAGGAAGATAAAGCTGCCGCCGGGGCGACGCGGATCCTTGAGCGGCGAGCGGCTGCGGCGCACGGCCTTGGCAACGGCCTCGACGGCCTCGTCCTGACCGATGATGCGCGTCTTGAGCACGCTTTCGGCCTGCAACAGGCGGCGGCTCTCGCTCTCGGTGAGCGAGGACACCGGCACGCCCGAGGTCACGGACACGATGTCGGCAATCTGGGAGACATCGATGGTGAGCGGGCTGGCGTCGAGCTCGGCCGTCCAGGCAGCCTTGGCCTCGGCGAGCTCAATCTCGGCGGCCTTCTGCTGCTCGGTGATCTCGGCAGCCTTGTTCATGTCGTCGCTCTCGGTGGCCTCCTGCGCGGCGGCCTTAAGCTCCTCCACGCGATGCTCGGCCTCGCGCACCGGCTCGGGCGCGCGGTTGGCGGCGATGCGGGCGCGGGCGCCGGCCTCGTCGATGAGGTCGATGGCCTTATCGGGCAGGAAGCGATCCTGGATGTAGCGGTTGGAGAGGTTCGCGGCGGCCTCGATAGCACCCTGCGTATAGCGCACGTGATGGTGCTCCTCGTAGCGCGGCTTGAGCGCGGTCAGGATTTTGACCGTGTCCTCGACACTCGGCTCCTCGACATCGATTGTCTGGAAGCGGCGCTCAAACGCCGGGTCCTTGGTGAGGTACTTGCGGAACTCCTCGGCCGTGGTGGCACCGATAATCTGGAAAGCACCGCGCGCGAGCACCGGCTTGAGCATAGAGCTCGCATCGATAGAACCCTCGGCAGAACCGGCACCGATGATGGTGTGCATCTCGTCGATAAACAAGATGACGTCGTCGGCTTCGGTTGCCTCCTGGATCACGTTCTTGAGGCGCTCCTCAAACTCACCGCGATACTTGGCGCCCGCGACAAGACCCGGCAGGTCGAGCGTCCAGATGTTCTGGTTCATAAGATTCTCGGGCACATTGCCGGCAGCGATCTGCTGGGCCAGGCCCTCGACGATGGCCGTCTTGCCCACGCCGGGATCGCCCAGGATAAGCGGGTTGTTCTTGGTGCGGCGCGAAAGGATCTCCATCATGCGCTGGACTTCCTTTTCGCGGCCAATCACGGGATCGAGCTCGCCGTCGCGCGCCTTTTGCGTGAGGTTAGTGGCGAACTGCTTGAGCGTTTCGGTGCCGCTCCCCTTTTGCTGGGAGGCATCCGAGCCGCTAAAGAACGGCAGGCCCGCACCGGGACGACCGGCGCCGGCTCCGGCGAGCGGACGCTTCTTGTCCTGATCCTTGGCAGTAAGCTTTTCGATGGCCTTTTTGATAGAAGCAGATGACACACCCAGGCGCATGAGAATATCCATGGCCATGCCGTTGCCCTCTTCGACGATGCCGATGAGCAGGTGCTCGGTCGACACATATGTCTGGTTGTTCTCACGCGCCACGCGGAAGGAGCGCTCCATCACGCTAATGACGAGCGGCGTAAAGGCAAGCTTGGCAGCCTCGGTCTCCTCGCTGGGCTCGGGAACCGTGGTCTGGACCTCCTTGAGGGTGTCCATGATGTCGTCGTAGGAGATATCAAGCGAGCGCAGCGCCTCGGCAGCGATGCCCTCGTCCTCCTTGGCGAGTGCGAGCAGCAGGTGCTCGGTGCCCACCTTATTTGAGTGCAGATCGAGCGCCTCTTGTTTGGCCATGGACATGACCTTGCGCGCGCGATCGGTAAAACGGTCTAACATGCTAGTTCCTCTTAGACGAGCTAGTTTTTCAAACGCAAAGCGCCGCCCCGCGGCAGCGCTTTGGTCTCTTTACCCATATGGAGTATATGTTAACCGTTGGGACCTTTTCCGTACGGAGCCGCGCGACAACGTCTACAAAAAAGGAATCGCTCCGGTCTGTTTGGGGGTCTGGTTTTGAGCGTTGCCTAGCAGGCAGGCTCGACGTCCATGCCCTCGGAAATGTTGGCAACCTCCTCGGCAGCGGGAGCACCCGGCATGTGCACGAACTCCATGTGCGGCTCTTCAAAGACGGTCCCCATGGGGAAAGCGCGGCGGAAGACAAAGCGAGCAACCGGACCGGCCACCAGCAGGTTCCAGGGCAGGGCCATGATAAAGTTGCGCGGAATGTTAATGAGCCACATCATCGGCAGCGCCTGCAAATTGGCAAGCGGGCCGCCGGGCATATGGAACAGGCCTTCGCACGCGCCGTAGAGCGACATGATGATGACCATGGGAACGACCATGCAGGAGCTGACGGCGAGCGTCATAGCGAGCGGCGAGCTCTTGCCCGGAGTAACCAGGAACTTGAAGGCGAAGCCTTTGGCCAGCGGGCTGGCAACAAACCAGTCGCAGCACATGGCAAAGACGTAGGCAACGGGGAAGCCGAGCCATGCAGCGGCAACAACCTCGCCGTTGATGGCCCCATGCTGCAGGGCAACGTTGTAGATGCTCATCCAGAGCACCATGCAAAAGCACATGATAAAGGTGAACAGCAGGCTCTCTCGTTTGTTGATAGGCATAAAGGGCGAAATCCTTTCTGTTTTGCGCCGCAACGCCACGCAACAAAAATGGGCGGGCGAGATGGAGTTACTTGAACTTCATCTCGCCCGCCCGTGGTACGTGCGTCTGCGACTACTTATGTGGTGGAACTACCCTAACACGAACGGCGCGCGCTTCGTAAGCGTTGAGTTTGTGGAGATGCGAGGCGCACTTGATCCGTTGGGACGTCCCCAACGACTAATTAGCTGGTGTGGCGCCAGCGAGGGTCGGTGAGGGTTCTCGCCACACCCAGGCCAACGGGCAGAAATGCCACGATGAGCACTGCACGCACAAACCAGCCGAGCATATTGACCGTGTCGAAGGTGCACATGTAATACATCGAGCGATACAGGTACAAGCCCGGCACCATAATGACAATCGATGGCACCGTGAGGGCGATGCGCGGGTAGGTGAGCTTGATTTCTGCCAGGCTTGCCAGCAGGCCCGATACGAGCGCCCCGATAAATGCAGCCGCCTCGGGAGGCATGCCTACGCTCAGGCCCAGGAAGGGTAGCATCGTCGGCGCATCGACGAGCGTAAGGCGCAAGGTATTGGACACGGCGCCGATGAGCCCTGCCGCCGCGGCCATCTTTACCGGGCTGTTGAACATAACCGAAAAGCCAAATACACCGACAAAGCTCATCAGTATGCGCAAGAGCGTAAGAGCCAACGGTGAGAGGCCGAGCGGGGCGAAGTCATCCGGCGCCAGGCCGACACACTCGGCAACCATCCAACCTACGAGGGTCGCCATCACAATAATTGACACAGCATACGAAAGACGCTCGATGCCGCTTCGCATATCGAGCTTTGCGATGTCGAGGCCTGCCGTAATGAGGGGAAAGCCGGGAATCACAAAGAGCATGGCGCCGATATAGCCTTCTTGGTGCGACATTGCCCCCGGAATGACCTGGCCAAGGCCGAGCAACGCCAGCAAATACGAGATGCAGGCCAGCGCGACGCCAAACGTCAACGCGCTAAACTGGCCGAGGCCCTGCTTGAGGATATGAGAGCGGGCAAAGTTTCCGACGCCCGCGCCCGCGAACGCACATGCCATCTCAATGGGACCGCCACCAAGTAAAAAGACAAAGGCGCCACAGGCGCAGGCCGCCGCAAGGCCCTGTTGCCAAGGCGCGTAATCAGGTTTTGAACTCTCAACGGTCTTGAGCATCTCGTGATACTCATGCACCGTAAAACGGCGGCCATATGTCTCGATTTCCTTTAGGAAGCTCTCCATCATCCAAATGCGATGGGTATTGACGCCCGTTGTGGGCAGGCTGACAACCTCGTTAAAGCAGTGGCCGCCTTCGATGCAGGTGCACTCAAACGACAGGAGACTTAAGTCAACGTGGACGGTGACACCAAGTACGGCGGCGACGCGGTTCATGGTATCGCGTACACGCCAGGCACCCGTTCCGCTCGCGAGCATAAGCATACCGGTGCGGCAGATGATGGATGATTTGTCGGTAAGCGGTGCA
This genomic interval carries:
- a CDS encoding type II toxin-antitoxin system VapC family toxin translates to MSADGILKLLIDTNVWMDYFSGRSDRTADVARLFEIADVSEQIALFASSLSVKDVSYLVSAAIKRECRRKNGSLSDNAIAAADETAWACVRQMRELALIAPVGADEVFDSFVFKYHHNDFEDDLMLGVANRIDADYVVTEDKNLIKHTNGVCINVDQALRLVEGSNVPSAQPV
- a CDS encoding type II toxin-antitoxin system RelB/DinJ family antitoxin, whose product is MPTSMLDTRPVQMNVRIDRQLKEAGDAVLTHIGMTPSQAVRTLWEYLVVNGRMPSKGDAAAPVSDGVEPMESRAAQGSHIVRDSCLKYGIPIPEFSGDYDDLYEEAMAERYPEWVEL
- a CDS encoding threonine/serine ThrE exporter family protein, whose protein sequence is MDDASERAIEEDMLDQFNYFDDEDEELIDRREPAPLDSFDLVDEEADEVEGESVEPPQPSRLDSLLSRAPMHHGVRAGALHMKTDWRQIVTAGDELAVDAPLTDKSSIICRTGMLMLASGTGAWRVRDTMNRVAAVLGVTVHVDLSLLSFECTCIEGGHCFNEVVSLPTTGVNTHRIWMMESFLKEIETYGRRFTVHEYHEMLKTVESSKPDYAPWQQGLAAACACGAFVFLLGGGPIEMACAFAGAGVGNFARSHILKQGLGQFSALTFGVALACISYLLALLGLGQVIPGAMSHQEGYIGAMLFVIPGFPLITAGLDIAKLDMRSGIERLSYAVSIIVMATLVGWMVAECVGLAPDDFAPLGLSPLALTLLRILMSFVGVFGFSVMFNSPVKMAAAAGLIGAVSNTLRLTLVDAPTMLPFLGLSVGMPPEAAAFIGALVSGLLASLAEIKLTYPRIALTVPSIVIMVPGLYLYRSMYYMCTFDTVNMLGWFVRAVLIVAFLPVGLGVARTLTDPRWRHTS
- a CDS encoding helix-turn-helix domain-containing protein; translation: MDTLPITTPRQAGIYVRQAREAQGITRAALAKKAGVSERLLASLELGDATGIRLDKLLAIFNALGLALAAQGDIAKTNNEQPVDAPHADLQPRSTPRRHHAQCFHHRNRRSAAIPTLADVPFTSELYDKAFADFAMSNLGVSIAANPSAQTRPKGR
- a CDS encoding ATP-dependent Clp protease ATP-binding subunit — its product is MLDRFTDRARKVMSMAKQEALDLHSNKVGTEHLLLALAKEDEGIAAEALRSLDISYDDIMDTLKEVQTTVPEPSEETEAAKLAFTPLVISVMERSFRVARENNQTYVSTEHLLIGIVEEGNGMAMDILMRLGVSSASIKKAIEKLTAKDQDKKRPLAGAGAGRPGAGLPFFSGSDASQQKGSGTETLKQFATNLTQKARDGELDPVIGREKEVQRMMEILSRRTKNNPLILGDPGVGKTAIVEGLAQQIAAGNVPENLMNQNIWTLDLPGLVAGAKYRGEFEERLKNVIQEATEADDVILFIDEMHTIIGAGSAEGSIDASSMLKPVLARGAFQIIGATTAEEFRKYLTKDPAFERRFQTIDVEEPSVEDTVKILTALKPRYEEHHHVRYTQGAIEAAANLSNRYIQDRFLPDKAIDLIDEAGARARIAANRAPEPVREAEHRVEELKAAAQEATESDDMNKAAEITEQQKAAEIELAEAKAAWTAELDASPLTIDVSQIADIVSVTSGVPVSSLTESESRRLLQAESVLKTRIIGQDEAVEAVAKAVRRSRSPLKDPRRPGGSFIFLGPTGTGKTELAKTLAEYLFGSKDALISFDMSEFGSEFEVSKLIGSPPGYVGHDEGGQLTKAVRRHPYSVVLFDEIEKAHPDIFNILLQVLEEGRLTDSQGKTVDFRNTVIIMTSNVGAREIAQDASVGFGTTGEQGLTSSEIKGRAMGELKRLFRPELLNRIDDIVVFQKLSGENLTKIAHLLVDDLRQRLIANGMNIKLTDAAYDKIVAEGTDLTNGARPLRRAIQKLIEDPLSEELLAGEWGEGDTVLCDVADGKFVFSHGTGEIPAPRPAGALGGDTAPAAPHTGNAAPVSGGVTSGPGGMMQAGSGAL
- a CDS encoding aminoacyl-histidine dipeptidase, encoding MDYKITGYEPAQLFHFFEEVSAIPRGSGNEKGISDFLVAFAKERGLDVYQDEVYNVIIRKPASAGAEHAPTVMLQGHIDMVCDKLGSVEHDFTTDGIDLVVKDGVLTANGTTLGADNGIAVALMLTVLNDDSIVHPALECVFTTDEETGLVGAETLDKSQISARTMINLDSEEEGVATVSCAGGVVVTYNCPIAREHKTGSTLTLDISGLLGGHSGSDINLERGNGNLIMARIIDRLMVAGEPAIVSFNGGTKDNAINRECKAVLVYADHAAAEAAAQIAKGIIADVTAELEVFDPGFTCTVEIADDAEVEAMDQKSALALIRALRLAPNGVIRRNVATDGSVEVSSNIGVVATSDDEVKIMLSPRSSITSLQNEFKDRLQTLADVLGFDAKFEFEYPGWSYAEHSPVRDVFVESYRELFGSELRIESIHAGLECGLFAEALHGLDAIAVGPTLSDVHTPDESMELASAERFYELLIDVLKRLAA
- a CDS encoding type II toxin-antitoxin system HipA family toxin; its protein translation is MATTSLRTIICGAPAGTLMQDESGLVSFVYDQDYDGPALSTNIPVSNRTYGQQVMNPYLFGLLPDSEDQRKAIAAEFDVRPNNAVALLSHIGLDCPGGVQFCAEEDIDAVLHRTGEYRPIDDHEIALRLKSIRDDREASWMGLDESWSLGGNQGKFALALIDGRWCECVGSSPTTHIFKNGVIGFKLEALNEFVCMKSAQRAGIATANVEYRLFEDEPALIVERYDRVKVKDGTIMRLHQEDLCQALGVMPAQKYTADGGPTARDIQELLVTTSHHQLNLHLFTQILFFNAIIGAPDAHAKNYSLLLGNGGTAMMARMYDVASGLAYERMRRRARLAMSVGGENRVGRIGPGAIRRYHGMGDPALEAALTDAGLSEKFCFATMMDLAYEVPICMEEVMDEYANLPGMADLREHMLGPVRENCQRTLDLIKADMG